In Arachis hypogaea cultivar Tifrunner chromosome 7, arahy.Tifrunner.gnm2.J5K5, whole genome shotgun sequence, the genomic window CATAAATTGTTGATGAATTAGgattttaattaattagaattagtGACTATAATTGGTTAGTTATAGAAAAAATTCTATCATAGTTCGTGGTAAAGAATGAATGTACATCTGGTTATATTTAGAGATTAAAGCAGGACATATAGTTGTGTTAACCTTTCTTTCCTTCACTGCTctagataaaaagaaaataatcttGATGAATGTTaagtactaatttaaaaaatttacaaattataAATCTCGAGTTTATTATAActctaaatcaaaatttaatattcTTAAAGTTTAGTTTAAAAATGTCACAATTTAAATCAATAACAAAAATTTTTGGTCCAGGTCATTCTCCTTAAAAATGTCAATATAGTGCATGATCATTGAGTATGATAAAATCAGAGTTTAATCGTAATTAAGAGGAatgtaaatagtaaaaaaataaaagtataattaaaagtaaataacaaagagATTAAACTAAAAAGTAATCAAGACAATTAACTAAAGGAAAAGAAAGTAAATTCAAATGCTTAAGAGAGTCAACAAACATTTTATATTTGGTATTTTTGTcaatcaaaatttcttttttgtgggtacaaaataaattaaattaaattctttttcatGGATAGTTatgttagtatttttaaattttgatggtTAATACATGTCTACAAATTTAGATTCGATCCATAAGATATCTGTATTTGACCTGTAAATTCATCAAATTGTATCCAAACCAATATGCAAATATACAGAATTGGAGCGCAAATTTTAGATATGTATTTACAAATCTAGTCACATATCcgaatcataaaattttataaataaatattttatttttattatttaaaaatttaaaatattttagtagtaataaattttaaaaaaattcaaatattttttaagttttaaaattttgattttttgaccaataatattaaatatttaatctGTCAGATTTGCAAATTTATATATCAAGTCAGATAAGATCATATCCAAACCTAAAAATCGTAGATATCTGACTCAACCTGATATTTCAGTGcagatcaaataaaaaatttgtttatacAAGCTTACACTCCTAGTTTATccctaaaatataaataaataaagagaaaatctATGGGTtagcaattttattaaaatttgatcagCATTTAACTAACACAAAAAATGAACGATCCTAGATCATTAGATATAATATCACATTATTTAACTAGCATTTTGCTGTTACTTTGGCGCCAAAAGCAAGTTTGAACATACAGAAGCCTCGTCCTCATCGTTTCTGAGCTTGAACCCGGACGAGAATGTACGATTCGCAGGACGTGGATTTGGATTTCGAAGAAGAAGCTGACACTGTCTTCGTCAACGACACGTCATGCTCCCAGGGCCACCGTTCCTCCTTAAATCTCCGGTCTCAGCTCGGCGGCTCCATCTGCCTCCTGTGCTTCTCCAACCTCGTCTCAAACCCTCTCTCCCCAACCGTCCACGTGTCCTATGCTCTCTTCCAGATCGAACGGTCCCTCTCTCACCCTCCCTTCCTCCGATCGGTCCTCGCATTTCACCCTCACTTCCTCCTCTGCCCTCTCGTCGCTGCCCTCTCCTCCTTCGACGATGAGCCCATTGCTGCGCAGATTATCCGCCTCATTGTCAATCTCTGCGCATCCAATGATCCCTCCGTTCGACAAGAGTTCGTCAGTCGGGTTTCCGATAGGATTGCCTCCGGTACTCTGGCCTGGAGCTCCCGTCAGTTGCACATGGTAATTTTGATTTCTTTCCGATCATATATGTTTTGGATTCTTGGTTTCATCTGATAGTTTATTTGTTTAAATACCTTACATGAAATCGAATGTAATGCGGTGATATGTTTTTTTGCATGTAACGAATTATTTATCTAGTGATGCTTTTAAATTGTGATTGTTGTTATGTTGCATTTACTGAATTGGGGAAATTGGACTAAAATTGAAGTTGTTATGAATTTATATGCATTTCCAAGGCTTCCAAAACTATGAGATTTTGCTCTGACTGGAATTTCTGTAGCCACAATCACTGTAATTTCTGTGATTGTGGTTGCAGTCATGGTTGTTGTTTTGGTGGCGGACCACAAATTTGAACTTCACATATGACTCTATGCAGTCTTGGAGTACAATTAACAGTCTATATGACCTCCAGGTCATGAGTTCAAGCCGTGGAAACAGCCACTGATATAATTATCAGGTTAGGCTGCATATATTACACCCTTTGGTGCGGCTCTTCCCGGACCCTGCCTTAACGCAAGATGCTTATGCGCTGGGTTGTCCTCTTTTTTTACTCTATTGGAACACTGTATAAGAGTTTTTATTTCCATTATTCTTGACAAAATGAAGGGTAAAATTTATTGactgttgttgtttttttttttctttttttgtggttTGAGTGTACAGATACACTGCCTTGGGGTTCTTCtgaattgtgaaaatgatgatctAATAGCACATATCAGAGATGTATACAGCCTCATTACCATTCTTGTTACCGGTCTTCAATTGCCAAGGTAAACAAATGTATTGGTTCTGATATGCATAATAGTTTTTCCAAATTTGATTTGGATGTTGTAATCCCTCTACTTCCTCAGTGCAGTGACGAGATCCGTGGCGAGATCCTTTTTGTCCTTTATAAACTGTATGCTCTTAAGAATACATCTGCTGAGGGAGATGACACTGATATCTTAGTTTCCTTTTGTCCGAAGCTCCTGTACCTATTGGGAGATGTTCTCATGAAGTCTCAAAATGATGATGTTCGCTTGAATTGTATTGGTCTGTTATCAATCTCACAATCTTTTTGTTTGTTGCTGAGTTTCAATTTTCagtatttctgttttgtttgtGACGAGGACAGTTTTGGACATTTAGTAAGATTTGACATCAAGAATTTCTATGATAGTTGTTATTGGCAGTTACACTGGTTCAGCATGCAGTTAGTTAGGTCGGTCTTGGTGTGTGTAGTTAGTTAGAAATTCATTCTCATTTCATTTAGAGATTACTAACATGTCTTTTTTGTCTTACGTAGCTTGTCATGTATATTTTCTCATTCACAATTCCaagctctctcttttctctctgttaCTTGGTCCTCATGCTTTCATCTTAAGGAGCTGATACCATTGGCATTCTCCAAAACATGTTTTTACTCTTTTCTTGCATTGAGACTCATTACAAACAAGATGATACAATCTAATAGATGTTTGCAATTAGGAGGCCCGAGCCCCTGGTGCTGTTACACGCTGACGATATAAAGACACAAAAAGGTTGCCATAGTATGCAGAACTTCATATATGATCATCTGTATATCATGATATCAATAAGATTGGTTTTCTGCTTGTATCTCCCTAAGACTATGCACACATAAGCTACAGAGTATATATGCTAAGCAGACATTGCTGGATTAATGAATTGAGTCATTAATGTTAGTCATCCAAACGGCTTTAGCAACAGTAAAGACTCACTCTGTAGTATGACATAACTTTCAGTATTGTTTTACTTTGACTAACAGTTCTCCTTCATTATTGATTAGCACTTTTGACTATGTTGGCTCAAGGACATTTGCTCAGGGAAGAAGGTGCATATGATACTTGTTACCTTTCTTACTCTGATGGAGCTGACTCTGAAGAAAACATTGAGGGAGTCAAGGAGTTGTCTCTGGTTAATCTGCTTGCAGAAGCCATCAAAGGTCCACTGCTTTCATCGAACAGTCAAGTCCAAATCAGCACTCTGGATTTACTGTTTCATTATCTGTCTTCCATCGGAACTTTAGACAATCAGATTCATGTCATGGTAGAAGAAAACATTGCAGATTATGTATTTGAAGTATTAAGATTATCAGGTAAGTACACACCTAAAAATTGCTAACTAGTATGTCCATGCGTTAGTGATAGGTTCAGGGAGTAGCAGAAACAGTAGGTTTTATTGATGAATAGGGATTGCAAATCACAATTCCCTTATTGGAATACACGGTTGAAACTACCAACTGTGGAGAGAGTTCTTCCTTTCTAGTTCTAACAGTTTTAACAGAAATTCACAAAACTAAAATTAACTAATGAACTAGTATTTATAGGCAGCAGCTAGGACTAAGAACTATTGCCCTTATGCCTGCTAGTGAAGCTCAAAGGAAACAACCAGATAGCTAATTCACAGCAATTAGGAACTAAAACAACTAAAAACCAGCAAGTAGAATACTTGCCTTTCCTCTTGTAAACTAAACCAAACCGGTTTCTATCAGTTACAGTTTGGATTCATTGCTGATTGAATGAAATGTATAGTCAGTTACCTAGATGAGTTTGATTGGTCTAGTTTAGCTTAGCTCGTCTTTTTCCTTTTAGAGTTTGTAAATGCGATTCTTAATTTGGATCTTCATGTTACAAATAAGTGACTTATGTTGTTCCATTTTTATGAACAGATTGTAAGGATCCTGTAGTTAGGATGTGCCTTCAGGTACTTGATTTTTTATCAACTGCTAAGGAAGCTTTCAAACTAAGGCTTGTTATTGGGTTTCACACTCTGATTCCAGTATTACATTATGTGGCTGAAGTTCCATTTCACCCAGCTCAATTCCAGACTGTGAAGCTCATTTATGAATGCATTTCTGAGTGCCCTGGAGCTGTATCATCTTCTCAAATGGAGGAGTTGGTTCTTGTTTTGATAAAAATGCTTAAAAAGAATTCTAATGGAGAGATGGGTATGACTCCTGATACTTTTATAATGGCTTGCTCAGTCTTTGTGGTCCTTATCAGATCTCCATCTTGTAATGGAGATTTAGATCTGCCAAAATCTGTTGAGGATGCAGTAAAACATGCCGCATTATCTTGTATCTGCATCTCTGAAAGGGACATTAACCAAATCTTGCAATGTCTGTACCTACTTAAAGAGGCATATGCATACAGTCATGATGGGAACACCATCAACTCTAGTAAGCTGACACTTAGAAGCTGCATTCTAGATATATGTAGAACACATTTGCTTCCTTGGCTCATATCTGGCATccatgaaatggaagaggaaatTGTCCTGGCTGTGCTTGAAACTTTTCATTTGATACTTTTGCATTCTAGTAATGATGCCATGGAATTTGCAGAGTCCCTGATTTCATCCAGTTGGTTCAGTTTTTCATTTGGATGTTTGGGTTTGTTTACTGGAGATAGGATGAAATATAGAGTATATTTGTTACTCAGCTCACTCATAGATTCTCTCCTGGGAAATGATTCTGGACAACCAATTAGAGATACTGCATTGGACCTACCATCCGATCCTGTTGACTTAGTCTTTCTACTTGGGCAGAGGAGAAGTAACAATTTAAACTTGCCCTCTTGCCAAACTGCTATTTTGCTGATTATGTATACTAGTACACTATATGATGAAAGGTTGTTGAACTGCCTATTTCATTTTATTCGTATTTCTGTATTTGACAATTCATCAACATCTATGTTTCCCTAACAACTGTATTTGACTTCCATTTACCAGAATTGCTGATGAGAAGTTGGTTTTAGCTTCCCTTGAACAATATATTCTTCTTAATCGAAGTGATTTTCATGATCCAACCAATGATAACTTGATAGTGACACAACTGGTAAATCTGTACGGATTGTTAAGGGGTCTTGGCAAGATGAACCACGAAATTCATTACAGTCAAGAAGCTGAAGAGATTCTGTTTCGGCTCATAAAGAATGATGAATGGGATTTACTTTCTGCAAGGATTCACACAGTATCATTGAGGTGGTTGTTTCAACAAGAGAATATAGTCGAATCTTTGGGTCATCAAATTTTAGCATTCTGCAGAAACTACAACTTAGAAGGAGGTGACATAATTATTGGGAACATTTATCAAACTATAGATGTACAGACGCTTGCAGAGTTAGTATCTGAAAAAGATAATTATGGAGCTAGACTTTTCGTATGCTTATTGGCACAGCTCTTTGAGGAAGGTCAAGAACATGATGTGATTTCTGTTCTGAATCTTATGGCAACCTTAATTCACATCTGTCCAGCTGCTTCTGACCAGCTATCTTTGCATGGAATAGGGTCAACAATGAGTACTTGGTGCTATTCGAGCAATACCTTCTCAGAAACAACTTTCATGTCCATCTTGCTTTTAGTTTTTAACATTTTGAGTTCAGTGCATCCTGAAGCACTTTCAGCTGATCAGAGTTGGATTGTAGTAACCATGAAGGTATATAATTAGGCACATTGCTTCCTATTGTTAGAAAGCTTGTTTAGAGTATTAAAGTTGTTTAGAGATTATATAAACTAGAGTGAGACCGCGCAATGCACGAAGAGatagattatttatattatatagtatattttaataaatgttgtattaaaaatattttagagaacatattataaatagattttgaatttatttatttttaaaaaagacataagttatttatattagagttatacaaaattgcattttcatttttttttcatttttcgatttgcattaatgGCTACACTTTGTCTTTTCTTGCgatttttttgtttgtaaataattaaaaaaataaatgaatgaggatgaaaaatatataaaaatattatattaaatttaagaaatttttgacaaaatttttgacaattagtatgagagattaagaaatgaagagtAATAAAAatcttaatatgtataagttgtagaatttgaatatttgtaattgaaattttttataattattattattatgacacttttaatgtatgtttattgcatttaattagtacttgatgtttcaattgaataataatagataagagttttttgttttaatttttttagaacattttactaaatagtgattGGTTGATTTTCATCTTTTGCCAAGTCATTAGAATTGCTGATGTGGCATCATTAGCAAAGAAAAAATGGTTTAAACTCATTGCGAAGAGAGAGTTGGTATcagcttttatatattataaatagataaatagattAATCATGACCATGTTTAGATATTCTAGTTTTGGTTTGGTTAATTTATCATTTTAGTCCTTGCAATTTACGCTAgctttggatttggattttggaaCCTGGACTTTCTAGTTCCGCCTCCTAGTCCTAGCTATTTATCAGACTTAGTATAGTCAGTGATCCTCCATGTGTAGTCTCTATCAAATGATGCAATATTATCGAGTTCTGATCATATGGGTGTCATTTTGCCAAACTTCTACATTTAAAATCCTGAAGGAAGCTAGCTAGTATCCAGACTGCAAAGCATAACTCTTGTGAATTGCCATGCTCATGTTTGAATTTGGAAAAGTATAATAATATGAATAGGTAACAGGCCAAAAACAACAATCTGGGGATCAGTTGCAAGAATGATTTTGAAATATTAGAATCGAGAGTCTAAAATGTAGTAACTAAATTGAACTGGAATATATAATAGCAAAACCACAGTCAGAGAAGGGTTGAATGCAAATGTGCATTGATGCTACCATTTTTTTGTAAACAAACTACTTGTAACACTATGATTTGTCCAGTGATTGTTCTAACAGCATGTTACTGATTCTGCAGATGATGGAGTATTTTATTCCACCAGAAAATTCTGATGTTTTAAGTAATGAAAGTCTCTTTGTAATTGGTATTCTTTCCTTGATTTTGCATCTTTCCACCAGTAAAGCACTTGAGGAGGCATCAAAGACTATTCTTTTCAACACTAGCATAATATCTGCAGTCAATACTGCAGTCTGTGCTGCTGCATCAAAGGGACCTGCTTTGGTTGACCATGATGAGGGAACAAGCATTGGAGAAACATTAATCTTTGTTCTTTTGCTTCATTACTTCGCTATTAGAAGGTATAAAAGTTCGTATCAGCATAATGAAATGATAAATTATACATATCCTCTTCGTTCTGATTAATGTCACCATATCGACcgcaatattatatatttttcatcAATTATGTTTTAGATGCTAATTTTTCTGTTCTAGTTTGCATGCCACTGTTCAAGGGGTTGTGGATTGGCAAAACTTCTTTGTTTCAACAAATCCAGCAGAACCGCTACCCTTCATTGGCATCCACTGCCATGATTTGTGCAGAATTTTGCATTTTGGTTCTCCTGTGGTCAAGATTATTGCTTCTTATAGCCTGTTAGAGTTGTTTAACAGAGtatcaaatcaaataaacaatacaCATGAAGAGTTGAAATGCTCCGTTGGGTACTTAATGTCCATAAAGAGTATATTGGAAGGCCTAGTTTTTTATGATGACGCGAGAGTGGCTACAAATTGTGCGGTTTGCCTGTCAATGCTTCTGAGATGGGAAAAGCTGGAAAATCAAACAAAACTACATGGAAAGAGCAACTGGTGCAGAATGATTATGGAAGAGATGACAGTATCTTTGGTATCTCCTCGTTTAGCATCTCCGTCACTTGCTAAAAGTCAAAGACCTGCCATACATATAGCTACTGCTATGCTGAAACAGAAAGAAATTCCTCGGTGGATGAGAACAGTGTTTAACAATTCATGCATATCTGGCATACTTAATAGCATTGATGCAAGTAGTTTGAGCTTGGAAACTCTGGTTTTACTTCACGAACTACTCAAATCAGACTTCTTAAGTACTGAGCAAACTGCAACTATAAGTCAAATGCTCCAGGTAACTCCCATTTTTATGTCTATAAGTTTAAACTACATATGCTCTATATTTAGGGTTAACTTTATTACACTCGCATGAAGTTTAAAATATGTGCATCTTACACAACTAGATTAGATGTCATAGCTATGCCATTTCTATTGTCTACAGGAATGCAGAAAGCACATTTACACAAACTCCGAGTGTCTCCCGTCTGAACCAATAAAGCAGGTCCTCACCACACCTTATGATCTGGGAGACGTTTACAGCTATCTCATTGATTTAATGTCATCAGAGACATACATAGATATGGATTCATGGGGATTTCATGTGGGTAACAAGAGGCTCTTAGAAGAAATAGAATTGTTTTTGAGGACCCTCACTGTAGATAATACATGCAGATAGTTAGGTTTCAAAATGGTAAGCATGTTGGAATTCCATTACCAAGTATCATTGTGattctatatatatgtatttaccTTACATAGAAGAAATGATAATGGGCAAAGAAAATGCATAAACTACCTGGTATCATATCACCATTTTCTGCCTGTGTAACGTCCCATATTGTTGGAGAGGAAAACATGTCTTGTAAGAGTGTAAATACTTTTTTCTTGTTATACATTTTAAATCCTGGAGAA contains:
- the LOC112701683 gene encoding protein PUTATIVE RECOMBINATION INITIATION DEFECT 1 — encoded protein: MYDSQDVDLDFEEEADTVFVNDTSCSQGHRSSLNLRSQLGGSICLLCFSNLVSNPLSPTVHVSYALFQIERSLSHPPFLRSVLAFHPHFLLCPLVAALSSFDDEPIAAQIIRLIVNLCASNDPSVRQEFVSRVSDRIASGTLAWSSRQLHMIHCLGVLLNCENDDLIAHIRDVYSLITILVTGLQLPSDEIRGEILFVLYKLYALKNTSAEGDDTDILVSFCPKLLYLLGDVLMKSQNDDVRLNCIALLTMLAQGHLLREEGAYDTCYLSYSDGADSEENIEGVKELSLVNLLAEAIKGPLLSSNSQVQISTLDLLFHYLSSIGTLDNQIHVMVEENIADYVFEVLRLSDCKDPVVRMCLQVLDFLSTAKEAFKLRLVIGFHTLIPVLHYVAEVPFHPAQFQTVKLIYECISECPGAVSSSQMEELVLVLIKMLKKNSNGEMGMTPDTFIMACSVFVVLIRSPSCNGDLDLPKSVEDAVKHAALSCICISERDINQILQCLYLLKEAYAYSHDGNTINSSKLTLRSCILDICRTHLLPWLISGIHEMEEEIVLAVLETFHLILLHSSNDAMEFAESLISSSWFSFSFGCLGLFTGDRMKYRVYLLLSSLIDSLLGNDSGQPIRDTALDLPSDPVDLVFLLGQRRSNNLNLPSCQTAILLIMYTSTLYDERIADEKLVLASLEQYILLNRSDFHDPTNDNLIVTQLVNLYGLLRGLGKMNHEIHYSQEAEEILFRLIKNDEWDLLSARIHTVSLRWLFQQENIVESLGHQILAFCRNYNLEGGDIIIGNIYQTIDVQTLAELVSEKDNYGARLFVCLLAQLFEEGQEHDVISVLNLMATLIHICPAASDQLSLHGIGSTMSTWCYSSNTFSETTFMSILLLVFNILSSVHPEALSADQSWIVVTMKVYMMEYFIPPENSDVLSNESLFVIGILSLILHLSTSKALEEASKTILFNTSIISAVNTAVCAAASKGPALVDHDEGTSIGETLIFVLLLHYFAIRSLHATVQGVVDWQNFFVSTNPAEPLPFIGIHCHDLCRILHFGSPVVKIIASYSLLELFNRVSNQINNTHEELKCSVGYLMSIKSILEGLVFYDDARVATNCAVCLSMLLRWEKLENQTKLHGKSNWCRMIMEEMTVSLVSPRLASPSLAKSQRPAIHIATAMLKQKEIPRWMRTVFNNSCISGILNSIDASSLSLETLVLLHELLKSDFLSTEQTATISQMLQECRKHIYTNSECLPSEPIKQVLTTPYDLGDVYSYLIDLMSSETYIDMDSWGFHVGNKRLLEEIELFLRTLTVDNTCR